A single genomic interval of Piliocolobus tephrosceles isolate RC106 chromosome 7, ASM277652v3, whole genome shotgun sequence harbors:
- the HR gene encoding lysine-specific demethylase hairless isoform X2, whose translation MESTPSFLKGTWEKTAAENGIVRQEPSSPPRDGLHRGPLCLGEPAPFWGGIPSTPDSWLPPGFLQGPKDTLPLVEGEGPQNGERKVNWLGSKEGLRWKEAMLTHPLAFCGPACPPRCGPLMPEHSGGHLKSDPVAFRPWSCPFLLETKILERAPFWVPTCLPPYLVSGLPPERPRDWPLAPHPWIHSGGQPKVPSAFSLGSKGFYHKDPSILRLAKEPLAAAEPGLLGLNPGGHLQRAGEAERPSLHQRDGEMGAGRQENPCPLFLGQPDTVPRTPWPAYPPGLVHTLGNVWAGPSGGSLGYQLGPAATPRCPSPEPPITQRGCCSSYPPTKDGGLGPCGKCQEGLEGGASGASEPSEEVNKASGPRACPPSHHTKLKKTWLTRHSEQFECPRGCPEAEERPVAQLRALKRAGSPEIQEAVGGPAPKRPPDPFPGTAEQGAGGWQEVRDTSIGNKEADSGQHDDQRGPRDGQASLQDPGLQDIPCVALPAKLAQCQSCAQAAGEGGGPAGHFQQVRRSPLGGEPQQEEDTAANSSSEEGPGSGPDGGLSTGLAKHLLSGLGDRLCRLLRREREALAWAQREGQGPAVTENNPGIPRCCSRCHHGLFNTHWRCPRCSHRLCVACGRLAGTGRAREKAGSREQSTEECTQEAGHAACSLMLTQFVSSQALAELSTAMHQVWVKFDIRGHCPCQADARVWAPGDAGQQKELTQKMPPTPQPSCNGDTHRTKSIKEETPDSTETPAEDRAGQAPLPCPSLCELLASTAVKLCLGHERIHMAFAPVTPALPSDDRITNILDSIIAQVVERKIQEKALGPGLRAGPGLRKGLGLPLSPVRPRLPPPGALLWLQEPRPRPRRGFHLFQEHWRQGQPVLVSGIQRTLQGNLWGTEALGALGGQVQALSPLGPPQPTSLGSTAFWEGFSWPELRPKSDEGSVLLLHRALGDEDSSRVENLAASLPLPEYCAHHGKLNLASYLPPGLALRPLEPQLWAAYGVSPHRGHLGTKNLCVEVADLVSILVHAEAPLPAWHRAQKDFLSGLDGEGLWSPGSQVSTVWHVFRAQDAQRIRRFLQMVQGLVSTVSVTQHFLSPETSALSAQLCHQGSSLHPDCRLLCAQMDWAVFQAVKVAVGTLQEAK comes from the exons ATGGAGAGTACGCCCAGCTTCCTGAAGGGCACCTGGGAGAAGACGGCCGCAGAGAACGGCATCGTCAGACAGGAGCCCAGCAGTCCGCCTCGAGATGGCCTGCACCGTGGGCCGCTGTGCCTGGGAGAGCCTGCTCCCTTTTGGGGGGGCATCCCAAGCACCCCAGACTCCTGGCTTCCCCCTGGCTTCCTCCAGGGCCCCAAGGACACGCTCCCGCTCGTGGAGGGCGAGGGTCCCCAGAATGGGGAGAGGAAGGTCAACTGGCTGGGCAGCAAAGAGGGACTGCGCTGGAAGGAGGCCATGCTTACCCATCCACTGGCATTCTGCGGGCCAGCGTGCCCACCTCGCTGTGGCCCCCTGATGCCTGAGCATAGTGGTGGCCATCTCAAGAGTGACCCTGTGGCCTTCCGGCCCTGGAGCTGCCCTTTCCTTCTGGAGACCAAGATCCTGGAGCGAGCTCCCTTCTGGGTGCCCACCTGCTTGCCACCCTACCTAGTGTCTGGCCTGCCCCCAGAGCGTCCACGTGACTGGCCCCTGGCCCCACACCCCTGGATACACTCCGGGGGCCAGCCCAAAGTGCCCTCTGCCTTCAGCTTAGGCAGCAAG GGCTTTTACCACAAGGATCCGAGCATTCTCAGGTTGGCAAAAGAGCCCTTGGCAGCTGCGGAACCTGGGTTGTTGGGTTTAAACCCTGGGGGGCACCTGCAGAGAGCTGGCGAGGCCGAACGTCCTTCACTGCACCAGAGGGATGGAGAGATGGGAGCTGGCCGTCAGGAGAATCCTTGCCCACTCTTCCTGGGGCAGCCAGACACTGTGCCCCGGACCCCCTGGCCCGCTTATCCCCCAGGCCTCGTTCATACTCTTGGCAACGTCTGGGCTGGACCAAGCGGTGGGAGCCTTGGGTACCAGCTGGGGCCAGCAGCCACACCAAGGTGCCCCTCTCCCGAGCCACCTATCACCCAGCGGGGCTGCTGCTCATCCTATCCACCCACTAAAGATGGGGGTCTTGGCCCTTGTGGGAAGTGCCAGGAGGGCCTGGAGGGGGGTGCCAGTGGAGCCAGTGAACCCAGTGAGGAAGTGAACAAGGCCTCTGGCCCCAGGGCCTGCCCCCCCAGCCACCACACCAAACTGAAGAAGACATGGCTCACACGGCACTCAGAGCAGTTTGAATGTCCACGCGGCTGCCCTGAGGCCGAGGAGAGGCCGGTTGCTCAGCTCCGGGCCCTCAAAAGGGCAGGCAGCCCTGAGATCCAAGAAGCAGTGGGCGGCCCAGCCCCCAAGCGGCCCCCGGACCCTTTCCCAGGCACTGCAGAACAGGGGGCTGGGGGTTGGCAGGAGGTGCGGGACACATCGATAGGGAACAAGGAGGCGGACTCGGGACAGCATGATGACCAGAGAG GACCCCGAGatggccaggccagtctccagGACCCAGGACTTCAGGACATACCATGCGTGGCTCTCCCTGCAAAACTGGCTCAATGCCAAAGTTGTGCCCAGGCAGCTGGAGAGGGTGGAGGGCCCGCCGGCCACTTTCAGCAAGTGCGGAG ATCACCTCTGGGAGGGGAACCGCAGCAGGAGGAAGACACAGCCGCCAACTCCAGCTCTGAGGAAGGCCCAGGGTCCGGCCCTGATGGCGGGCTCAGCACAGGCCTCGCCAAGCATCTGCTCAGTGGTCTGGGGGACCGACTGTGCCGCCTGCTGCGGAGGGAGCGGGAAGCCCTGGCCTGGGCCCAGCGGGAAG GCCAAGGGCCAGCCGTGACAGAGAACAACCCAGGCATTCCACGCTGCTGCAGCCGTTGCCACCACGGACTCTTCAACACCCACTGGCGATGTCCCCGTTGCAGCCACCGGCTGTGTGTGGCCTGCGGTCGTTTGGCAGGCACTGGGCGGGCCAGGGAGAAAGCAG GCTCTCGGGAGCAGTCCACGGAGGAGTGCACGCAGGAGGCTGGGCACGCTGCCTGTTCCCTGATGCTGACCCAGTTTGTCTCCAGCCAGG ctttgGCAGAGCTGAGCACTGCAATGCACCAGGTCTGGGTCAAGTTTGATATCCGGGGGCACTGCCCCTGCCAAGCTGATGCCCGGGTGTGGGCCCCCGGGGATGCAGGCCAGCAG AAGGAATTGACACAGAAAATGCCCCCAACTCCACAACCTTCGTGCAATGGCGACACCCACAGGACCAAGAGCATCAAAGAGG AGACCCCCGATTCCACTGAGACCCCAGCAGAGGACCGTGCTGGCCAAGCGCCCCTGCCTTGTCCTTCTCTCTGCGAACTGCTGGCTTCTACCGCGGTCAAACTCTGCTTGGGCCATGAGCGAATACATATGGCCTTCGCCCCCGTCACTCCGGCCCTGCCCAGT GACGACCGCATCACCAACATCCTGGACAGCATTATCGCACAGGTGGTGGAACGGAAGATTCAGGAGAAAGCCCTGGGGCCGGGGCTTCGAGCTGGCCCGGGCTTGCGCAAGGGCCTGGGCCTGCCCCTCTCTCCAGTGCGGCCCCGACTGCCTCCCCCGGGGGCTTTGCTGTGGCTGCAGGAGCCCCGGCCTCGGCCTCGGCGTGGCTTCCACCTCTTCCAGGAGCACTGGAGGCAGGGCCAG CCTGTGTTGGTGTCAGGGATCCAAAGGACATTGCAGGGCAACCTGTGGGGGACAGAAGCTCTTGGGGCGcttggaggccaggtgcaggcGCTGAGTCCCCTCGGTCCTCCCCagcccaccagcctgggcagcacagcattCTGGGAGGGCTTCTCCTGGCCTGAGC TTCGCCCAAAGTCAGACGAGGGCTCTGTCCTCCTGCTGCATCGAGCTCTGGGGGATGAGGACAGCAGCAG GGTGGAGAACCTAGCTGCCAGCCTGCCACTCCCAGAGTACTGCGCCCACCATGGAAAACTCAACCTGGCTTCCTACCTCCCACCTGGCCTTGCCCTGCGTCCACTGGAGCCCCAACTCTGGGCAGCCTATG GTGTGAGCCCACACCGGGGACACCTGGGGACCAAGAACCTCTGTGTGGAGGTGGCTGACCTGGTCAGCATCCTGGTGCACGCCGAGGCACCACTGCCTGCCTGGCACCGGGCACAGAAAG ACTTCCTTTCAGGCCTGGACGGGGAGGGGCTCTGGTCTCCGGGCAGCCAGGTCAGCACTGTGTGGCACGTGTTCCGGGCACAGGACGCCCAGCGCATCCGCCGCTTTCTCCAGATG GTGCAGGGCCTGGTGAGCACAGTCAGCGTCACTCAGCACTTCCTCTCCCCTGAGACCTCTGCCCTCTCTGCTCAGCTCTGCCACCAGGGATCCAGCCTTCACCCTGACTGCCGCCTGCTTTGTGCCCAG ATGGACTGGGCTGTGTTCCAAGCAGTGAAGGTGGCCGTGGGGACATTGCAGGAGGCCAAATAG
- the HR gene encoding lysine-specific demethylase hairless isoform X1 yields MESTPSFLKGTWEKTAAENGIVRQEPSSPPRDGLHRGPLCLGEPAPFWGGIPSTPDSWLPPGFLQGPKDTLPLVEGEGPQNGERKVNWLGSKEGLRWKEAMLTHPLAFCGPACPPRCGPLMPEHSGGHLKSDPVAFRPWSCPFLLETKILERAPFWVPTCLPPYLVSGLPPERPRDWPLAPHPWIHSGGQPKVPSAFSLGSKGFYHKDPSILRLAKEPLAAAEPGLLGLNPGGHLQRAGEAERPSLHQRDGEMGAGRQENPCPLFLGQPDTVPRTPWPAYPPGLVHTLGNVWAGPSGGSLGYQLGPAATPRCPSPEPPITQRGCCSSYPPTKDGGLGPCGKCQEGLEGGASGASEPSEEVNKASGPRACPPSHHTKLKKTWLTRHSEQFECPRGCPEAEERPVAQLRALKRAGSPEIQEAVGGPAPKRPPDPFPGTAEQGAGGWQEVRDTSIGNKEADSGQHDDQRGPRDGQASLQDPGLQDIPCVALPAKLAQCQSCAQAAGEGGGPAGHFQQVRRSPLGGEPQQEEDTAANSSSEEGPGSGPDGGLSTGLAKHLLSGLGDRLCRLLRREREALAWAQREGQGPAVTENNPGIPRCCSRCHHGLFNTHWRCPRCSHRLCVACGRLAGTGRAREKAGSREQSTEECTQEAGHAACSLMLTQFVSSQALAELSTAMHQVWVKFDIRGHCPCQADARVWAPGDAGQQKELTQKMPPTPQPSCNGDTHRTKSIKEETPDSTETPAEDRAGQAPLPCPSLCELLASTAVKLCLGHERIHMAFAPVTPALPSDDRITNILDSIIAQVVERKIQEKALGPGLRAGPGLRKGLGLPLSPVRPRLPPPGALLWLQEPRPRPRRGFHLFQEHWRQGQPVLVSGIQRTLQGNLWGTEALGALGGQVQALSPLGPPQPTSLGSTAFWEGFSWPELRPKSDEGSVLLLHRALGDEDSSRVENLAASLPLPEYCAHHGKLNLASYLPPGLALRPLEPQLWAAYGVSPHRGHLGTKNLCVEVADLVSILVHAEAPLPAWHRAQKDFLSGLDGEGLWSPGSQVSTVWHVFRAQDAQRIRRFLQMVCPAGAGALEPGAPGSCYLDAGLRRRLREEWGVSCWTLLQAPGEAVLVPAGAPHQVQGLVSTVSVTQHFLSPETSALSAQLCHQGSSLHPDCRLLCAQMDWAVFQAVKVAVGTLQEAK; encoded by the exons ATGGAGAGTACGCCCAGCTTCCTGAAGGGCACCTGGGAGAAGACGGCCGCAGAGAACGGCATCGTCAGACAGGAGCCCAGCAGTCCGCCTCGAGATGGCCTGCACCGTGGGCCGCTGTGCCTGGGAGAGCCTGCTCCCTTTTGGGGGGGCATCCCAAGCACCCCAGACTCCTGGCTTCCCCCTGGCTTCCTCCAGGGCCCCAAGGACACGCTCCCGCTCGTGGAGGGCGAGGGTCCCCAGAATGGGGAGAGGAAGGTCAACTGGCTGGGCAGCAAAGAGGGACTGCGCTGGAAGGAGGCCATGCTTACCCATCCACTGGCATTCTGCGGGCCAGCGTGCCCACCTCGCTGTGGCCCCCTGATGCCTGAGCATAGTGGTGGCCATCTCAAGAGTGACCCTGTGGCCTTCCGGCCCTGGAGCTGCCCTTTCCTTCTGGAGACCAAGATCCTGGAGCGAGCTCCCTTCTGGGTGCCCACCTGCTTGCCACCCTACCTAGTGTCTGGCCTGCCCCCAGAGCGTCCACGTGACTGGCCCCTGGCCCCACACCCCTGGATACACTCCGGGGGCCAGCCCAAAGTGCCCTCTGCCTTCAGCTTAGGCAGCAAG GGCTTTTACCACAAGGATCCGAGCATTCTCAGGTTGGCAAAAGAGCCCTTGGCAGCTGCGGAACCTGGGTTGTTGGGTTTAAACCCTGGGGGGCACCTGCAGAGAGCTGGCGAGGCCGAACGTCCTTCACTGCACCAGAGGGATGGAGAGATGGGAGCTGGCCGTCAGGAGAATCCTTGCCCACTCTTCCTGGGGCAGCCAGACACTGTGCCCCGGACCCCCTGGCCCGCTTATCCCCCAGGCCTCGTTCATACTCTTGGCAACGTCTGGGCTGGACCAAGCGGTGGGAGCCTTGGGTACCAGCTGGGGCCAGCAGCCACACCAAGGTGCCCCTCTCCCGAGCCACCTATCACCCAGCGGGGCTGCTGCTCATCCTATCCACCCACTAAAGATGGGGGTCTTGGCCCTTGTGGGAAGTGCCAGGAGGGCCTGGAGGGGGGTGCCAGTGGAGCCAGTGAACCCAGTGAGGAAGTGAACAAGGCCTCTGGCCCCAGGGCCTGCCCCCCCAGCCACCACACCAAACTGAAGAAGACATGGCTCACACGGCACTCAGAGCAGTTTGAATGTCCACGCGGCTGCCCTGAGGCCGAGGAGAGGCCGGTTGCTCAGCTCCGGGCCCTCAAAAGGGCAGGCAGCCCTGAGATCCAAGAAGCAGTGGGCGGCCCAGCCCCCAAGCGGCCCCCGGACCCTTTCCCAGGCACTGCAGAACAGGGGGCTGGGGGTTGGCAGGAGGTGCGGGACACATCGATAGGGAACAAGGAGGCGGACTCGGGACAGCATGATGACCAGAGAG GACCCCGAGatggccaggccagtctccagGACCCAGGACTTCAGGACATACCATGCGTGGCTCTCCCTGCAAAACTGGCTCAATGCCAAAGTTGTGCCCAGGCAGCTGGAGAGGGTGGAGGGCCCGCCGGCCACTTTCAGCAAGTGCGGAG ATCACCTCTGGGAGGGGAACCGCAGCAGGAGGAAGACACAGCCGCCAACTCCAGCTCTGAGGAAGGCCCAGGGTCCGGCCCTGATGGCGGGCTCAGCACAGGCCTCGCCAAGCATCTGCTCAGTGGTCTGGGGGACCGACTGTGCCGCCTGCTGCGGAGGGAGCGGGAAGCCCTGGCCTGGGCCCAGCGGGAAG GCCAAGGGCCAGCCGTGACAGAGAACAACCCAGGCATTCCACGCTGCTGCAGCCGTTGCCACCACGGACTCTTCAACACCCACTGGCGATGTCCCCGTTGCAGCCACCGGCTGTGTGTGGCCTGCGGTCGTTTGGCAGGCACTGGGCGGGCCAGGGAGAAAGCAG GCTCTCGGGAGCAGTCCACGGAGGAGTGCACGCAGGAGGCTGGGCACGCTGCCTGTTCCCTGATGCTGACCCAGTTTGTCTCCAGCCAGG ctttgGCAGAGCTGAGCACTGCAATGCACCAGGTCTGGGTCAAGTTTGATATCCGGGGGCACTGCCCCTGCCAAGCTGATGCCCGGGTGTGGGCCCCCGGGGATGCAGGCCAGCAG AAGGAATTGACACAGAAAATGCCCCCAACTCCACAACCTTCGTGCAATGGCGACACCCACAGGACCAAGAGCATCAAAGAGG AGACCCCCGATTCCACTGAGACCCCAGCAGAGGACCGTGCTGGCCAAGCGCCCCTGCCTTGTCCTTCTCTCTGCGAACTGCTGGCTTCTACCGCGGTCAAACTCTGCTTGGGCCATGAGCGAATACATATGGCCTTCGCCCCCGTCACTCCGGCCCTGCCCAGT GACGACCGCATCACCAACATCCTGGACAGCATTATCGCACAGGTGGTGGAACGGAAGATTCAGGAGAAAGCCCTGGGGCCGGGGCTTCGAGCTGGCCCGGGCTTGCGCAAGGGCCTGGGCCTGCCCCTCTCTCCAGTGCGGCCCCGACTGCCTCCCCCGGGGGCTTTGCTGTGGCTGCAGGAGCCCCGGCCTCGGCCTCGGCGTGGCTTCCACCTCTTCCAGGAGCACTGGAGGCAGGGCCAG CCTGTGTTGGTGTCAGGGATCCAAAGGACATTGCAGGGCAACCTGTGGGGGACAGAAGCTCTTGGGGCGcttggaggccaggtgcaggcGCTGAGTCCCCTCGGTCCTCCCCagcccaccagcctgggcagcacagcattCTGGGAGGGCTTCTCCTGGCCTGAGC TTCGCCCAAAGTCAGACGAGGGCTCTGTCCTCCTGCTGCATCGAGCTCTGGGGGATGAGGACAGCAGCAG GGTGGAGAACCTAGCTGCCAGCCTGCCACTCCCAGAGTACTGCGCCCACCATGGAAAACTCAACCTGGCTTCCTACCTCCCACCTGGCCTTGCCCTGCGTCCACTGGAGCCCCAACTCTGGGCAGCCTATG GTGTGAGCCCACACCGGGGACACCTGGGGACCAAGAACCTCTGTGTGGAGGTGGCTGACCTGGTCAGCATCCTGGTGCACGCCGAGGCACCACTGCCTGCCTGGCACCGGGCACAGAAAG ACTTCCTTTCAGGCCTGGACGGGGAGGGGCTCTGGTCTCCGGGCAGCCAGGTCAGCACTGTGTGGCACGTGTTCCGGGCACAGGACGCCCAGCGCATCCGCCGCTTTCTCCAGATG GTGTGCCCGGCCGGGGCAGGCGCCCTGGAGCCTGGCGCCCCAGGCAGCTGCTACCTGGACGCAGGGCTGCGGCGGCGCCTGCGGGAGGAGTGGGGCGTGAGCTGCTGGACCCTGCTCCAGGCCCCCGGAGAGGCCGTGCTGGTGCCTGCAGGGGCTCCCCACCAG GTGCAGGGCCTGGTGAGCACAGTCAGCGTCACTCAGCACTTCCTCTCCCCTGAGACCTCTGCCCTCTCTGCTCAGCTCTGCCACCAGGGATCCAGCCTTCACCCTGACTGCCGCCTGCTTTGTGCCCAG ATGGACTGGGCTGTGTTCCAAGCAGTGAAGGTGGCCGTGGGGACATTGCAGGAGGCCAAATAG